The following are encoded together in the Clostridium sp. BJN0013 genome:
- a CDS encoding ABC transporter ATP-binding protein, with protein sequence MDGKEKYNKSDIKMPLGSRRGVRGRGRGRGSIGPVEKPKNFKKTLFRLWKYFGSERRLLVIIFTSVIIDSIIGLLGPYLIGKSIDAMSELKGKVDFDILSVVVILLLFTYILDGILTFLQGWLMAGTAQKIVMNLRKSLFDKLQKLPISFFDTNTHGEIMSRLTNDIENVSSTISQSTTQLMSAVVTVLGSFIMMLILSPILTFVSLITVPMVFSLTKNIAKNTSVLFKKQQVELGKLNGHIEENISGIHVVKAFNHEQKAIEEFKKINDSLSQVGLKAQIWSGFLMPIMNVINNIGFAAVAGVGGVLAVKDIITVGIVASFLSYSRQFARPLNDIASIFNTLQSAVAGAERVFDILDEKEEREDNTEAITLENTSGQVDFQNVNFSYRKDVPILNNINFKINQGTSVALVGPTGAGKTTIVNLLARFYDVSSGKILIDGIDIRNYTRDSLRKCFGIVLQDTYLFTGTILENIKYGRLDADFLQVKEAAEAAGADQFIEKFPHKYDTMLQEGGSNLSQGERQLIAIARAILSEPSILILDEATSNVDTRTELKIQEAMRKLIWRRTSFIIAHRLSTIRDSDIIMVIDGGTIAEAGNHNELMQRKGIYYNMYSNQITNN encoded by the coding sequence ATGGATGGGAAGGAGAAATATAATAAGAGTGATATAAAAATGCCTTTAGGATCGAGAAGAGGAGTAAGAGGAAGAGGAAGAGGAAGAGGAAGTATCGGTCCTGTGGAAAAACCAAAAAACTTTAAGAAAACCTTATTTAGACTTTGGAAGTATTTCGGAAGTGAAAGAAGACTTTTAGTCATAATATTCACGTCTGTAATAATAGATTCTATCATAGGGCTTCTTGGACCTTATCTCATAGGAAAGTCTATTGATGCTATGTCAGAATTGAAAGGAAAAGTGGATTTTGATATACTATCTGTAGTGGTTATATTACTTTTATTTACATATATATTAGATGGTATTTTGACTTTTTTGCAGGGATGGCTTATGGCTGGTACTGCTCAGAAAATAGTGATGAATCTTAGAAAAAGTTTATTTGACAAGCTTCAAAAATTGCCAATTTCTTTTTTTGATACTAATACTCATGGAGAGATAATGAGTAGATTAACCAATGATATAGAAAATGTAAGCTCTACTATATCGCAATCCACTACTCAGCTTATGTCAGCAGTAGTGACAGTTTTAGGATCTTTTATTATGATGCTCATTTTAAGTCCTATTTTGACTTTTGTAAGCCTTATTACAGTGCCTATGGTATTTTCCCTTACTAAAAATATAGCAAAGAATACCAGTGTATTATTTAAAAAACAACAGGTAGAACTTGGAAAGCTCAATGGACATATAGAGGAGAATATATCCGGCATCCATGTGGTAAAGGCTTTTAACCATGAACAGAAGGCCATAGAAGAATTTAAGAAAATAAATGACAGTTTAAGTCAGGTGGGATTGAAAGCTCAAATTTGGTCCGGATTTTTAATGCCTATTATGAATGTAATAAACAACATAGGTTTTGCTGCTGTAGCCGGTGTAGGGGGGGTTTTGGCTGTAAAAGATATTATAACCGTAGGAATTGTAGCCAGTTTTTTAAGTTATTCTAGACAATTTGCAAGACCATTAAACGATATAGCCAGCATATTTAATACACTTCAGTCTGCTGTTGCCGGTGCCGAGAGAGTATTTGATATATTGGATGAAAAAGAGGAGAGGGAGGATAATACTGAAGCTATAACTCTTGAAAATACAAGTGGTCAGGTTGATTTTCAAAATGTAAATTTTAGTTATAGAAAGGACGTTCCAATACTAAATAATATAAATTTTAAGATTAATCAGGGTACAAGTGTTGCCCTTGTTGGACCTACAGGAGCGGGAAAAACAACTATTGTAAACTTGCTTGCCAGGTTTTATGATGTGTCCAGTGGAAAAATTTTAATTGATGGAATAGACATAAGGAATTATACAAGAGATAGTCTCAGAAAGTGTTTTGGCATAGTTCTTCAGGATACCTATCTTTTTACAGGCACAATACTTGAAAATATTAAATATGGTAGATTGGACGCGGATTTTTTACAGGTTAAGGAGGCAGCAGAGGCAGCAGGTGCAGATCAGTTTATTGAGAAATTTCCTCATAAATATGATACTATGCTTCAGGAAGGAGGAAGTAATTTAAGCCAGGGAGAGAGGCAGCTCATAGCTATAGCAAGGGCCATACTTTCAGAGCCTTCCATACTTATTTTAGATGAAGCTACAAGCAATGTGGATACGAGAACAGAACTTAAAATACAAGAAGCTATGCGTAAACTTATATGGAGAAGAACCAGTTTTATAATTGCCCATAGACTAAGTACCATTAGAGATTCAGACATTATAATGGTAATAGACGGAGGGACGATAGCGGAGGCTGGAAATCACAATGAGCTAATGCAGAGAAAAGGAATATATTATAACATGTACTCTAATCAGATAACTAATAATTGA
- a CDS encoding transglutaminase domain-containing protein codes for MFKKICKFMITGMLVILLFSSESCYAAGEYRIWNNSISTVSSNKIWTITFNRDIDLDSAKNSIKIYEQDTSTPLEVNIINTSQDTVQVSPANSYVEGKDYVLVIDSSLKSIDGKVLNQGVKYNFTVEKNSSQSPADIESYSQYYNVIKSALDNYEDTLILNISNYDKDTYSLDVINKILIAYPNLRARYLSAASNIEYTSPTKVTINFKYADTKENLIKKEEVVQEKVDKIVSTLITSDMKDYEKELVLHDYVVNNTKYDERAYVGNIPEDSYTAYGVLIDGVGVCQGYADAIDRLLIAAGVECKMVIGDANNGTEWIGHAWNIVKIQGEYYQLDSTWDDPVTSDGSNRLSYSYFNITDDQIAKNHRWNTDDYPECTSTEYSFDNLDVIEKDAYDNDIKVVDNYNDFYSAVEEALS; via the coding sequence GTGTTTAAAAAGATATGTAAGTTTATGATAACAGGCATGTTAGTTATTTTACTATTCTCCAGTGAAAGTTGTTATGCTGCAGGAGAATATAGAATTTGGAATAATAGCATTTCTACTGTAAGTAGTAATAAAATTTGGACCATTACTTTTAATAGAGATATTGATTTAGACTCTGCAAAAAATTCTATAAAAATATATGAACAGGACACTAGTACACCTTTAGAAGTTAATATTATAAATACTTCCCAAGATACAGTACAGGTTTCTCCGGCAAATTCGTACGTAGAAGGGAAAGACTATGTTCTAGTAATAGATAGCAGTCTAAAATCTATTGATGGTAAGGTATTAAACCAAGGAGTAAAATATAATTTTACAGTGGAGAAGAACAGTTCTCAGAGTCCAGCTGATATAGAAAGCTATTCACAATACTATAATGTCATAAAGAGTGCATTAGACAACTATGAAGATACTTTAATTTTAAATATAAGTAATTATGATAAAGACACATATAGTTTAGATGTTATAAACAAAATATTAATTGCTTATCCTAATCTAAGGGCAAGATATTTAAGTGCAGCAAGCAACATTGAATACACAAGTCCCACAAAAGTTACTATAAATTTTAAATATGCAGATACAAAGGAAAATTTAATAAAAAAAGAAGAAGTCGTGCAGGAAAAGGTTGATAAAATAGTCAGTACTCTAATTACTTCTGACATGAAAGATTATGAAAAGGAACTGGTACTTCATGACTATGTAGTGAATAATACTAAATATGATGAAAGGGCATATGTGGGTAATATACCGGAAGACTCCTATACAGCCTATGGGGTTTTGATAGATGGAGTTGGAGTGTGTCAGGGCTATGCAGATGCTATAGATAGACTGCTTATAGCAGCAGGTGTAGAGTGTAAGATGGTAATAGGAGATGCAAATAATGGGACTGAATGGATTGGACATGCATGGAATATAGTAAAAATACAAGGGGAGTATTATCAGTTAGATTCTACCTGGGATGATCCTGTTACTAGTGATGGTTCGAATAGGCTTTCTTACTCCTATTTTAACATAACCGATGATCAGATTGCCAAAAATCATAGGTGGAATACAGATGATTATCCTGAATGTACCAGCACCGAATACAGTTTTGACAACCTTGATGTAATAGAGAAGGATGCTTATGATAATGATATAAAAGTTGTTGATAATTATAATGATTTTTATAGTGCAGTAGAAGAGGCATTATCATAA
- the ribD gene encoding bifunctional diaminohydroxyphosphoribosylaminopyrimidine deaminase/5-amino-6-(5-phosphoribosylamino)uracil reductase RibD, with protein MNYDNKDEHYMKIALDLALKGEGFVNPNPQVGAVIVKEGKIVGKGYHKFYGGPHAEVYALKEAGDKAVDGQIYVTLEPCSHYGKTPPCAEAIAKAGIKKVVVALKDPNPLVSGRGIKFLRDRGIEVVTGVLEKEALNINEIFIKYISEKLPFVILKSAITLDGKIATVTGQSKWITCEESRNLVHHIRNRVMAIGVGIGTILSDNPLLTTRLEKKCKSPIAVILDSKLRIPLGCKIFDTLKYRKIIIACTEEHDMLKKHEIEKMGVDVIICPKDEFGHINLKILIEKLGDIGIDSLLIEGGGTLNFSALNSGIVDKIVYFIAPKIIGGLEAKTSVEGKGIEDLNNAVKLKNISYSKSGEDMVVQGYVEK; from the coding sequence ATGAATTATGACAATAAAGATGAACATTATATGAAAATTGCTTTAGATTTGGCATTAAAAGGAGAAGGTTTTGTGAATCCAAATCCACAGGTGGGGGCTGTTATAGTAAAAGAGGGTAAAATAGTAGGAAAGGGTTATCACAAATTTTATGGAGGACCTCATGCAGAGGTATATGCATTGAAAGAAGCAGGAGATAAAGCAGTAGACGGGCAGATATATGTAACTTTGGAGCCTTGTTCCCATTATGGAAAAACTCCACCTTGTGCAGAAGCTATAGCAAAAGCAGGGATAAAAAAAGTAGTGGTTGCATTAAAGGATCCCAATCCACTAGTATCAGGCCGGGGGATAAAGTTTTTAAGGGATAGGGGAATAGAAGTGGTTACAGGCGTTTTAGAAAAAGAAGCCTTAAATATAAATGAAATATTTATAAAATATATCAGTGAAAAGCTTCCTTTTGTCATATTAAAATCTGCAATAACTTTAGATGGTAAAATAGCAACTGTTACAGGACAGTCAAAGTGGATAACCTGTGAAGAATCCAGAAATCTTGTTCATCACATAAGAAATAGAGTTATGGCAATTGGGGTGGGTATAGGTACCATACTTTCGGATAATCCTCTTTTAACTACAAGACTTGAGAAAAAATGTAAAAGCCCTATAGCTGTAATTTTGGATTCCAAGTTAAGGATACCTCTGGGCTGTAAGATTTTTGATACGCTTAAATATAGGAAAATCATAATAGCTTGCACAGAGGAACATGATATGCTTAAAAAGCATGAAATCGAAAAAATGGGAGTAGATGTAATTATTTGTCCTAAAGATGAATTTGGTCATATAAATTTAAAGATTTTAATAGAAAAGTTAGGGGATATTGGCATAGATAGTTTACTTATAGAAGGAGGGGGCACATTGAATTTTTCCGCCTTAAATTCAGGAATTGTAGATAAAATTGTTTATTTTATAGCACCTAAAATTATAGGTGGATTAGAGGCCAAAACTTCCGTAGAGGGAAAAGGTATTGAAGATTTAAACAATGCAGTTAAATTAAAAAATATTAGTTATTCAAAATCAGGGGAGGATATGGTAGTTCAAGGATATGTAGAAAAATAA
- a CDS encoding riboflavin synthase, producing MFTGLVEEIGQVMGIKNGENSSKITISSRKVLEEVKLGDSIAVNGACLTVTSFTGNSFTVDVMAETLRKSNLKLLKRNSSVNLERAVMIGERLGGHIVTGHIDGICKVKDIKKEDIATWLIIKPPLELLKYMVSKGSISLDGVSLTIAEVYEDCISVSLIPHTKAQTILQYKSVGDEINVECDLIGKYIENFILRREKKPSKNSNITEELLKENGFF from the coding sequence TTGTTTACAGGTTTAGTAGAGGAAATTGGACAAGTGATGGGAATAAAAAATGGAGAAAATTCTTCTAAAATAACTATCTCTTCCAGGAAAGTTTTAGAAGAAGTCAAATTAGGAGACAGTATAGCTGTAAATGGAGCCTGCCTTACAGTAACAAGTTTTACAGGAAATTCTTTTACAGTAGATGTAATGGCTGAAACACTAAGAAAAAGTAACTTAAAACTTTTAAAAAGAAACAGTAGTGTAAATTTAGAAAGAGCAGTTATGATAGGTGAAAGACTGGGAGGACATATAGTAACAGGCCATATAGATGGAATTTGCAAAGTAAAGGATATAAAAAAAGAAGATATAGCCACCTGGCTTATTATAAAACCTCCTTTGGAATTATTGAAATATATGGTTTCAAAAGGCTCCATATCTTTAGATGGAGTAAGCCTTACTATAGCAGAGGTGTATGAAGACTGTATTAGTGTATCATTAATCCCGCATACTAAAGCACAAACTATTCTTCAATATAAAAGTGTGGGGGATGAAATAAATGTAGAATGTGATTTAATAGGAAAATATATTGAAAATTTTATTTTAAGAAGAGAGAAAAAGCCCTCAAAAAATTCCAATATAACAGAAGAATTGTTAAAAGAAAATGGATTTTTTTAA